TCGTGGAAGGACATCGTCAGCACCTGGAGGCGCTCAGCAAACATCAGGATCCGACGGGCATGTGGCACCAGGTAATCGATCATCCGGAAAGCTACCGGGAAATGACATCCACCTGCATGATTACCTTCGCCATGATTCGTGGCGTACGGGAAGGCTGGCTGGACGAAAGCGTCTATACGCCTCTCATCGAGAAAGCCTGGGAAGGGATCAAAACCCGGGTCGCGCCGAACGGAACGCTGGTCGATGTCTGCACGGGCACGGGCAAACAGAAGAACCTCCGCGGTTATCTCGATCGCATGGCGATTCTCGGTAATGACGCTCGCGGCGGGGCGATGGCCTTTATCGTCTCCAACGAAATGGCACAGTGGCTCAACGAACGGGCCAACGCCGCTGAGCAGAAACAGGATTAAGCGTTCTCTGCGGATGATGATACTTTGAAGCTCAACCTGGAATGCGCACTACAGGAATGATTAAACAAGACCTCTGAGTTCCTCCGAAAGGACTGTCATGATTTCACGATTCTCTGTTCTGCTGTTGTTTGTACCTGCACTCGGGATGCTTTCGCTCAGTGTGACGGAAGTCCAAGCGGAACAGGCGGCGCTGCGTGCCGGAGCCGCGATGATCGACATTACCCCCGAGCCCGGCGTTTCACTGGACGGCGTGATTTCCAAGAATGGCCCCGTGACAGGAGTGCATGACCGGATCTATTCCCGCGCGCTGGTCCTCGATGATGGAAACACGCGGGTTGCGATCTGCGTAAACGACCTCTGCATGGTCGAGCGGAGTTACTTCGACCAGGTCAAGCAGATCGTGTTTAAGAAGACCGGACTGCCCGCGAATCGAATGCTGATGACCAGCACGCACACACATGCGGCACCCCGCGTTCCCTATGGTCGCGCAAGTGAGCAGGACGATGTCTACTATCAGGCGCTGATCCAGAAGATGGCCGAGGCGATCATCACCGCCGAGCAGAATCTCGCGCCGGCCCAGATTGCCTGGGGCTCCTTCGATGCTGGTAAATATGCAGCGTGTCGACGTTTTCTTGCAGAGAAAGGGAGCGTCTCACTGAATCCGTTTGGTGTCGCGGGGGAGCAGATCAAATCGGTTTCAGGACGCAGCAAACAGATCATTCAACCCGCGGCTGACATTGACCCTCAGTGTTCGATCCTCTCCGTGCAACACGCTGACGGTACTCCGCTGGCAGTGCTGGGTAATATGAGCATTCATTATTGTGGCGGCTACAGGAAGGGAGAGATCAGCGCCGATTACTTTGGTGCGTACGCGAAATATCTCGCGGAGAAGCTGAAGTCGAGCGGATCCCATCCCCCGTTTGTGGGCATGCTCTCCAACGGCACCAGCGGGAATGTGGGCGCGGTGATGAAACAGGACAAGCGGAAGTATCAGCCGTTCGAATGGATTGACGAATCGGGAAAGCAGTTCGCCGAACAGACCATCAAGGTCCTGGCACAGTTGCAGTACCAGCGCAAGATTCCAGTGGAGATGGTCGAGCGCGAAATTGAACTGGCGATTCGTAAGCCGGATGAGGAACGCCTCGCCTGGGCACAGGAGATCCTGGCGAATCCGAAACAGAAAACCGTACATCCCTGGTCGAAAATATACGCGACCGAAGCGGTCGAACTCAACAAGTACCCGGCGACGGAAACCATCAAGCTGCAGGCCATTCGCATCGGCGATCTGGGTATCGTCAGCTTGCCTTGTGAAGTCTTTACCGAAACCGGGCTGGCGATCAAAGCGGGCAGCCCTTTCGGTGCTACCTTCTCCATGGAACTGGCTAATGGATCGAGCGGTTATCTGCCCACACCCACACAGCATGCGTTAGGCGGTTACGAAACCTGGCCCGCGCGGAGCAGTTACCTGGAGATCGAAGCCGAGACCAAAATCCGACAGACGGCCCTGGAGCTTCTGCGTGAGTTACACAACTGAGTTGCGACGCTTAGCGGTCGAGCCAGCTGCTGAGCGTGACGGGCAGTTTCTTGATCATCCCGTCACGAAGCAGTTCGACTTGTACCACATCGCCGGCTGATTTCCCCCCAATCAGTTTCACGAGGGCATCGAAGTTCTCGACTGGCTTGTCGTCGAACTTGAGGATGAAGTCTCCCGAGCGGATCCCCGCCTTCTGAGCGGCCAGACCATCAGAGACTTCGCCGACCAGGCAGCCCCCCTGGTCCCGGATGCCGGTCATGTGGGTGATGCCCAGCATGGCATCACTGTCGCGGGTCTGGAACTGAGTCGCGGGGAGTGCCCGCATCAGATCTTCCAGTGCAAGGTCCGGAAGAGGATGTCCTTTGATGAGATACAGCACCGGAAACTTCCGAACCCGCTTGATGAACCGCAGGCCGTCTTCGCCTCCGGTCCACTTGGAGCCCAGGGCCACATAGCGTACCTGTCCGGGTTCCACGCTGCCGCCCGGTGCTGTCCTGGCGATGTCTTCGGGCGTCCAGAGTTTGACCGTGCCACCCATTTTTGTGATTTCACGGACGGCCCGTTTTTCCCGAATGTCGGCGTGCCGGTCGATGGCTTCTTCGGCGCGAATGGCGACCGAAGGATTTTTCGCCTTCGTGAGTTTCTCGAGTGCGTCTTCGGCAGGTCCAACCGAATTAGCTTTCCCCAGAATGTAGACCTGTTCGATCACGAGGATCGCGCGGACCGCGGCTTCGAGACTGTCCCCCTGGGTCACCTTGAGCAGTGGCGGCACAACCTGTTCGCCAAACTTAGGCAGTTCCCGGGTCGCTTTCTGGCGGGCCTGATAGTCATCGCTCTGGAGATCGAGAATGTAGTCAACGGCCTGTTGCGGCAGCGCTGCTGTTTCTTTTTCCTGTGAGTACGCAGGCGAACCGGTCGTGAGCAATGACAGGGCCAGTGCTCCCGCGAGCAGGGTTGCGAAACATGATTTCATCTGGTTTGTACCTCTGGAATTAAGTGCGTCTTTTCAAGGGCGACTTCATTCCATTTTCGAACAAACCAGAGTGGAAATCAATACGAGACTTTATCAGAGCACCCGGAACAGGCGTTATTCTGCCTGTTTGAGAGTTTCCATCATCAGGCCGGGGCGATCGGTGGTGATACCGGTAATCCCCATCTCTACCAGCTTTTTCGCATCTTTGACGTCGTTGATGGTCCAGACGAAGACAGGCAGGCCGGCGGCTTCCGATTTCTGAATAAAATCGGCGGTCAGAAACCCGTTATAGCCGACATCCAGGCCATCCAGGTTCGCTTCTTTGGCTTTGCGGATGTAGTAGTCGGCGTTGTGTTCCCAACGGCGGGTGACCTTGTTCTGCTTGACTTTGAAGACCCAGTAGGCTTTGAGCTCGGGCATTAATTGCTTGGCCTTGCGCATCGTGTCGTAGTCGAAACCAATCAGTGCCGTCTGGTCGGCTGCTTTGCCCGACGCTTGCAGATCGGCTTTGAGCTGCGGCAGAACTTCGGGGCCGCATTTGATTTCAATGAACAGCCGCTTGCCTGCGGGGATCGTTTTCAGGATCTGCGGGAGGGTCGGAATCCGCTCGTTGCGGTATTGAGCATTCTTCCAGGCACCGACGTCCAGAGTCTGGAGTTCTGCCAGCGTCTGTTCTGCCACATCCTTATTGCGTCCGCCGATCCGCTTGGTGGTCTTGTCGTGGAAGGCGACGATCTTACCATCGCTGGTGAGATAGATGTCGATCTCGACGGCATCCGCGTTGCGTTTCCAGGCCAGATTCACAGAGGAGAGTGTGTTCTCCGGGGCATCAAATGAGGCACCGCGGTGTCCCACAATTTCGACGGCTGAGAGGGGATTTGCGGCTGACACGAGAGTTAATCCTGCACAGAAAACGAGAAAACACACGGAACGCATCGACGACATCTGATCTGATCTCCACAAAAATAAGCAAACAGCGGTAAGGGGTTTTGATCCATCGTCAGTTATATAGAAGCATATTAACGACTTGTAAAGAAACGATGAAAACCGGAAAGTGACCGCGGGAGGCCGCCGTGGTAGCTTCTGTTCAGAAGCGAATCCCGCTGCGAAGCGAAATAACGGCTGACAGATTCGGGCCATTCCTTGACGACTGGCAGTATCACTTCTAAACTCGCTTTTTGCAAACAATCTTTGAGAAAGATCAGATTTCCCGCGATCTCTCGTTTGCTTCGTCTGATATGAAATTCTTCCAGGGAGCTGCACAGGTGCAAATTCAGGTCAACGGCGAACCCCGCGAGGTTCCCGATGCTTTTACAGTGGCTGAACTGCTGGCCCAGCTCGAACTGCAGCCCCGCTATCTGGCTGTTGAACGGAACCTGATCCTGATTCCCCGTGAAGAACATGCCAACTGTCAGCTGGAGGCCGGGGATCGTCTGGAAATCGTAACGCTGGTAGGCGGTGGATAACTATTATGGCAACAATTGGCGATACCGAATCGGCCCTGGTACTGGGCACACATCATCTGAACTCCCGACTGATCGTCGGCACGGGTAAATACACCACGTACGAACTGATGCAGGAAAGCCTGGAAATCAGCGGTGCGGAAGTGATTACCGTCGCCGTGCGTCGCGAGCGATTGATCGACGCCGACGGCCGGAACATTCTGGACTTCATCGACCTCGACAAATACACGATCCTGCCGAACACCGCCGGCTGCTTCTCTGCAGATGATGCCGTACGTGTCGCGCGGATGGGACGCGAAATTCTGCGGGGCCTCGAAAACCCGGGAGCCGACTGGGTCAAAATTGAAGTTCTGGGTGATACGAAAACCCTGCTCCCCGACCCGGTCGCCACACTCGAAGCGACAAAACAACTGGTCGATGAAGGCTTTTCGGTGCTCTGCTATTCCACCGACGATCCGATCACCGCGAAGCGTCTGAAGGACGCGGGGGCGACCTCGGTCATGCCGGCGGGCAGCCCGATCGGCAGTGGTCAGGGAATTCTGAACCCGAACAATATCCGCATCTGTCTGGAGTACCTCAAAGAGGACGACCCGGACTATCCGGTGATTGTCGATGCGGGCGTGGGAACCGCCAGCGATGTGACGATCGCCATGGAACTGGGTTGCGACGGCGTGTTACTCAATACGGGTATCGCCGGCGCGCAGGATCCCGTCCGCATGGCCCGGGCCATGAAAAACGCGATCGAAGCCGGCCGCGACGCTTACCTGGCGGGACGCATTCCCCGCAAGCTCTACGCCACGGCCTCCAGTCCCGAAACCGGGATTATTGCGCCAAAGGCTTAATTTCCCTGGTCGATTGATTCTTACCGACCGGTTTGATTTTGCGGTCCTGCTTGCGGGACTGCTCTTTCTGCCAGGGGGGCTGACGTTCGGCTGAGATCACAACCTTGATCTGATTCAAACCGGCGATTCCCCCCGTCTGGCCTGAGGTACGGACGACTTTCCAGCTGGAAGTCGCATCCATCACGCCCCCTTCACCCAGTGCGCGATTGAGTTTTGCCAGCGCGGTTGAGAGGGCTTCTTCAAACGACCCTTTCGAAGAGACGCCGGTAAACGTTCTGCGAATCGGCTCCATTTCGTGCCCCTGGTCAAAGTGGATGACTTTGACACCCTGGTTCTTACCATGTACGCGAACTCCTTTGACCCAGGCGGGCAGATCGGTCCAGACATCCGAGGCTTTGACCTCCGAAATGACCGTAATCGCGATGCCGGTCGGCGGTTTGGCCTTGAGATAATAATCCTGAATGCCGTCTTCGGGAGGTTTGACATACACGGCTCGATCGAGATGCACGTCGGTGTAACCGCCGGTGGGAACCTCACCCACCACATCCAGGATCAGCGTGGGCGGTTTGGATTTCTGCAGCTGGTGTGAGACACTCAGAATTTTCTCGACGGTGATGGCTTCAGACTTCGATTTTTTCTTGTCTGCCTGTACCAGCGAAGTGCTGGCCCAGACGCAGGCGACTGCCAGCAGAACGATTTTGACTTGCTTCGTAGACTTCATCGGACTCCCTCCAGGTTAGAAATGGTCAAGGGAACATGCAGAGCGACTAATTCCCTGCGACCCGCGGTCTGTATGACGCAGGCCACGCCGCTCCTGTTCCCGGAGATCGAACAATCTCCCGTCAGCCCGGCTGTTTGCCTGCTACAGATTCGCTATCTTGCCTCGATAACCTTCCACTGGTCTTCGGTGGAAAAAGGATCGATGAGTTGTGCCAGCCCTGCATCGGCCAGTTCCTGTCCGGAGACGAAGCGTCCGGGGCGCGTCCAGCGA
This is a stretch of genomic DNA from Gimesia chilikensis. It encodes these proteins:
- the thiS gene encoding sulfur carrier protein ThiS, coding for MQTIFEKDQISRDLSFASSDMKFFQGAAQVQIQVNGEPREVPDAFTVAELLAQLELQPRYLAVERNLILIPREEHANCQLEAGDRLEIVTLVGGG
- a CDS encoding glycerophosphodiester phosphodiesterase is translated as MSAANPLSAVEIVGHRGASFDAPENTLSSVNLAWKRNADAVEIDIYLTSDGKIVAFHDKTTKRIGGRNKDVAEQTLAELQTLDVGAWKNAQYRNERIPTLPQILKTIPAGKRLFIEIKCGPEVLPQLKADLQASGKAADQTALIGFDYDTMRKAKQLMPELKAYWVFKVKQNKVTRRWEHNADYYIRKAKEANLDGLDVGYNGFLTADFIQKSEAAGLPVFVWTINDVKDAKKLVEMGITGITTDRPGLMMETLKQAE
- a CDS encoding neutral/alkaline non-lysosomal ceramidase N-terminal domain-containing protein — its product is MISRFSVLLLFVPALGMLSLSVTEVQAEQAALRAGAAMIDITPEPGVSLDGVISKNGPVTGVHDRIYSRALVLDDGNTRVAICVNDLCMVERSYFDQVKQIVFKKTGLPANRMLMTSTHTHAAPRVPYGRASEQDDVYYQALIQKMAEAIITAEQNLAPAQIAWGSFDAGKYAACRRFLAEKGSVSLNPFGVAGEQIKSVSGRSKQIIQPAADIDPQCSILSVQHADGTPLAVLGNMSIHYCGGYRKGEISADYFGAYAKYLAEKLKSSGSHPPFVGMLSNGTSGNVGAVMKQDKRKYQPFEWIDESGKQFAEQTIKVLAQLQYQRKIPVEMVEREIELAIRKPDEERLAWAQEILANPKQKTVHPWSKIYATEAVELNKYPATETIKLQAIRIGDLGIVSLPCEVFTETGLAIKAGSPFGATFSMELANGSSGYLPTPTQHALGGYETWPARSSYLEIEAETKIRQTALELLRELHN
- a CDS encoding PDZ domain-containing protein, which gives rise to MKSCFATLLAGALALSLLTTGSPAYSQEKETAALPQQAVDYILDLQSDDYQARQKATRELPKFGEQVVPPLLKVTQGDSLEAAVRAILVIEQVYILGKANSVGPAEDALEKLTKAKNPSVAIRAEEAIDRHADIREKRAVREITKMGGTVKLWTPEDIARTAPGGSVEPGQVRYVALGSKWTGGEDGLRFIKRVRKFPVLYLIKGHPLPDLALEDLMRALPATQFQTRDSDAMLGITHMTGIRDQGGCLVGEVSDGLAAQKAGIRSGDFILKFDDKPVENFDALVKLIGGKSAGDVVQVELLRDGMIKKLPVTLSSWLDR
- a CDS encoding thiazole synthase, giving the protein MATIGDTESALVLGTHHLNSRLIVGTGKYTTYELMQESLEISGAEVITVAVRRERLIDADGRNILDFIDLDKYTILPNTAGCFSADDAVRVARMGREILRGLENPGADWVKIEVLGDTKTLLPDPVATLEATKQLVDEGFSVLCYSTDDPITAKRLKDAGATSVMPAGSPIGSGQGILNPNNIRICLEYLKEDDPDYPVIVDAGVGTASDVTIAMELGCDGVLLNTGIAGAQDPVRMARAMKNAIEAGRDAYLAGRIPRKLYATASSPETGIIAPKA